The Fervidobacterium pennivorans DNA segment TTGAAACAATATTCCTGTTGGCATCGTAAACATTTCCTGATTCGTCGATGTATCCATTCTCAGGGAGTGTAACAATTTGACCATTTGAATCGAGCAAATAATACCCCTGTGTATTTACCAGTTGTCTATTGCTATTTGCAATGAATTCTCCATTCCTTGTGTAAAGCACTTCGTTACCTTTTCTCACCGCAAAAAAGCCTTCACCATTTATAGCCAAATGCGTTGGAATATTAGTTTGTTCTATAATACCTTGAGCGTAGTGTGTACGAATTTCGTCAACGATGATAGCTTGTTCGACATCGCCTACCTTTGAAAATTCGACCCTTCTATTTTCTGGCTCAGGCTTTATACGGTATATCTCACGTGTCAGGTAAGCTCTGAAAACAGGAGTGTCGGCTTTGTAGCCGTTTGTTTCAACATTTGCTAAATTATTTGACAAAACATCCATTTTTGTTACGTCGGCAAGCATACCCATTGCTGCTGTATACACACCACGGTACAAAGAAATCCCTCCAATTTAATCAAATATCACTTTTCATAAGTCACTGCAACATGTTTCAGCAATTCTTCGTCTTCAAGCAACTTACCAGTCCCTTTTGCAACGCACAGTA contains these protein-coding regions:
- a CDS encoding flagellar hook-basal body protein, whose protein sequence is MYRGVYTAAMGMLADVTKMDVLSNNLANVETNGYKADTPVFRAYLTREIYRIKPEPENRRVEFSKVGDVEQAIIVDEIRTHYAQGIIEQTNIPTHLAINGEGFFAVRKGNEVLYTRNGEFIANSNRQLVNTQGYYLLDSNGQIVTLPENGYIDESGNVYDANRNIVSRIAIYTLQNPRKMGETLFTGQAQIVNVDDPNSNVRILQGYVEKSNVNVVREMVKLIEAQRHYDATSKAIVVHDELLNKVINNVGALR